TGGGTTTCGCACGAGCATGTGTTATTCCATAAGAAGGTGGATGCCCACAGTACACAGGTTACCTTCAGGAATAAGAAAACCCTGATTCTTCCGGTATCCCATCATTCATTTGAAAACCAGCTGCTGAGGACATCCCTGCTTCGCACCAAATTTTTGCAGCGGATGAAAGAAACAGAACGTAAAGCACTATATCTGCTGCATGGCCCGAAGTACAGTGACTCGCAGGGGTATGGGAATCTCGTCAGTGAGGCATATAAAGACTGAAGAATCCGGTTATCAGCCGGATTCTTTTTGTTCTGCTGTCACTTTTTTGAATCGTTTGAAAAGGTAGTGGACCATTAGTTCCTGGACTTTGTTGCGGATTCGGGGATTGAAGTAGTTATGCTGTTCTTCGTAGCCTTTGTAGATGAAGAGGAACATGGTGAAGGCGTCATCCCGTTTTACTTCTTCAACCTTAAGGTTATTCTTTTTGAGGTAGTTTTTTACAATGGAGAGCTCTTTCTGGACTTCTTTCATTGTTTCTTCAATTAGTTCCAAATAAGGCTTTTTTAATTTAAATGGGCTATTTTCGACGACAGAAAGATCCCGATTGAGCACGACCAGTACCATCGGCAAATAGATGGCCTGCTCCATAATATCGCGGTCTTTTTCAGGAATCCTTGTCATTTTATTCTGTCCCTTCAACATAAAATAAGAACATTTGTTCGTAATTATCGTACCGGATTTTGAAGAGGATTTCAAGAGGGTAAAAAAATTTCTCCTTTCTATCATCTTCTCCAAAACAAAAGGAAAATTGCAGTAATGGTGTGAAGTCGGCTTTTTTCTGAAAAAGATATTGATAAAAGCAGGAGATTTATTTCTATTATCGAAATATAAAGAGAATAATTTAACTTTGGAAGGATGGCTCCCGAGATGGAAAAAAGATTTATTAAAGCAGAGGATTTATTTGAATTAAAGTCCGTTACTGACCCTCAGTTTTCTCCTGATGGAACGAAGTGTGTGTTTGTTCAGACGGAGATGCTGGAGAGCAAGAATGATTATGCCTCTAATTTATACATAATTGACATTGAAGAAGGCGGAGAACCGAAGCAATGGACTTATGGGGAATACCGCAACCATTCCCCAAGATGGTCACCAGATGGATTGAAACTGGCTTTCGTTTCAAACCGCAGCGGCAAGAACCAGATTTTTGTTCTCGATGCTGCAGGCGGGGAAGCGAAGCAGGCTACAGACTTCAGGAATGGAGCAAATGGTCCAGTCTGGTCTCCGGATGGATCCAGGATTGCCTGTTCCGTATCCTTGAAGCCTGACGAGAATTTGCATGAAAAAGCAGAAGAAAAGAAGGACGACAAAAAGCTGGAACCATTCGTGGCTGAGGAAATGAAATATAAATCAGACGCAGTTGGTTTTTGGGACGGCAAGTATAAAACGACTATCATTGTGAATCTTGCAGACGGAAAGGCAGAAGCAGTAGCAAAAGGTGAAGTGGACTACCATCTGCAATGCTGGTCTCCTGATGGCAAAAGCCTTGTATTAAGTGCTGATGAGTCTTCTGAACGCGATTTTTCATTCAAAAGTGATTTGTGGCTGATGGACATTGATACAGGTAATAAGACGAAGCTGACGAATGGTACAGGCTACTTCGGGAACGCTGTATTTTCACCTGATGGAAAGTACCTTGGCTATACGGGGCATGAGCGAGAGTATGAGAATGCAACGCTGACCCAGCTTTGGGTAAAGGACCTCCAGACTGGAAGCAACCAATGCGTGACGGAGAACATGGATATTCTTGTTGGCGACGCTGTTGCAGCAGACTTCCAGCAGGGAACTCATAGTCCTGGATTGATCTGGGGAGAAGATGGCAGAAGCCTTTATTTCCTTGCTACCGACCAGGGAAACACTGTGATATATTTTGCGAATCTTGATGGCGAAGTGTATCCGGCTCTTCTTGACCAGCAGCATGTGTATGGCTATACTCTTGACCGTAAAAAACAGAGAGTCATTGCAGCTATCAGCAATCCAGTGCTGCCGGGAGAATTGTTCCAGCTTGAAGTCACAACTGGTGAGATGAAACAGCTGACCTCCGTGAACGAAAAGCTATTGGAGTCAGTCACTTTATCGAAGCCTGAGCAAATTTCTTTCGATGCAAGTGACGGTACCCCGCTTCATGGCTGGATCATGAAGCCTGCTGGATATGAAGAAGGAAAGAAATATCCGTTGATTCTTGAAATTCACGGGGGACCGCATGCCATGTATGCCAACTCATATTTCAATGAATTCCAGGTCCTGGCGGCTGAGGGCTATGCAGTCCTTTATATCAATCCGCGCGGCAGCCATGGCTATGGCCAGCAATTCGTCAATGCTGTTCGCGGCGACTATGGCGGCGGAGACTATCAGGATGTGATGGACGCTGTGGATTACGCACTGGAACATTGCGATTTCATTGACAAGGAACGATTGGGCGTGACCGGCGGGAGCTATGGCGGATTCATGACAAACTGGATTGTCGGGCATACTGACAGGTTCAAAGCTGCCGTCACTCAGCGTTCGATCTCGAACTGGATCAGCTTTTATGGTGTCAGTGACATCGGCTACTATTTTACAGAGTGGCAGATCCAGGCTGATCTCAGCGATTTGGAAACATTATGGAAGCATTCTCCTATCGCATATGTGGATGAAATCAATACACCATTATTGATTCTTCATAGCGAAAAGGACTATCGCTGCCCGATTGAACAGGCAGAGCAGCTTTTCATCGCCCTGAAAAGACAGGGGAAGGAAACAAAGTTCATCCGGTTCCCTGAGTCTAACCATGAGCTTTCAAGAAGCGGCAAGCCTAATCTGCGCCTGAGCAGGCTGGCCTCGATTGTTGATTGGTTCAATAGCCATCTTTAAAAAGCCTTACCCGCGGCAAGCACTGCCGTGGGTTTATTTTTTTTGAAAATTTCTCCAGAGAAGTTTAAGGTTATAGGTAAAGAAGGAAAATAGTAATAAAGTAATGAAGTATTATATTTAGATGAAGCTGATTTTATCATCACCCAGAATGGTCATGAATCAAAACAATGCAAAAGCAACAAGTTAACAAAAAAGACTTAATAAGTTTTAATCAATATCCAAATCGGAAGGATTTTTCTAATGAGATATGAAAGACACCAGCACAAGAAAAGAAAAAAGAGGATCAGGTGGTCAAGTATTTTTCTGCTGCTATTCCTTCTGGTCGGAGCACTTGCTTTATATTCCTTTATGCAGTTCCGTTCAGGCGTAAATAAATCGGAAAAGGCAGTGGAAGAAAACAAGCAGGAGTATCATTTCAATGGCGAGAGAGACCGCAATGGTCTGACGAATATCCTGTTGATTGGCAGCGATGCACGAGGAAAGGAAACTTCGCGTTCAGATACGATCATGATTGCCAGTTATAATCCAGATACAGAGTCTTATAAACTAACTTCTATCATGAGGGATACGTATGTGGATATCCCCGGACATGGAAGTAATAAAATCAATGCAGCGTTTGCATTTGGGGGTCCGGAATTATTAAGGCAGACAATTAAGGAGAATTTTGATGTCAGCCTCCAGTATTATTCAATCGTTGATTTTGAAGGGTTTGTCCGTCTGATTGATGAAGCATTCCCCGCGGGTGTTGAAGTCGATGTTGAAAAGAGAATGTCAGAGGGAATTGGGGTCACACTCGAACCGGGTGTCCAGAAACTGGATGGGCAACATCTTCTTGGGTATGTCCGGTTCCGCCATGATGCAGTAGGTGACTTTGGACGAGTTGAACGTCAGCAAAAAGTTATAAAGGAAGTTGGAAAGGAGTTTGCCAGCATCCAGACATTGCCGAAACTTCCTAAATTGGTAGGAGTTCTTACTCCGTTTATCAATACGAATATGGATACAGGCGATATCCTATTCATGGGAAAAGGGTTGATTTCTAAGGATAATCGGAATATCGATACAATGAGGATACCCGTTGAAGGTTCATTTGAAAATCAGAGGGTAAGCGGTGCGGGTGCCGTCCTGGTGATAAACATGGAAGAGAATAGGAATGCGCTGGAGGAATTTTTAACTCAGTAGCTAACTTGGTAAAAACTCCCCAAGATAAAAATAGAGGTGTACAATTATTTCTGAGAGGTAAATAGGATAAGGGGATCAAAACCTTGTTGTTCAGGGTTTTGATTACCGAGTTACTTGGACAAGGAGATTTCAATGGATGTTGAATTGATGAAAGAATGGTTTACAATCGAAAACATTATGGATTTGCTCAACCAATATCGTTCATTTGGGCCGATCCCCGGAATTCTTCTGCCAATGCTAGAGGCGTTTTTGCCATTCCTGCCATTGTTTTTATTTGTCATGGCGAATGCGAACGCGTTTGGGCTGTGGCTAGGATTTCTTTTTTCCTGGATTGGAGCCGTTTTGGGTGCTTTGCTCGTTTTCTTGATTTTTCGCAGGTATGGCCAGGGACGGATTTTAAGGTTTTTACAGCGTCACCCCAAAGTCCAGAAGGGGATGAGTTGGATAGAACGCCACGGGTTTGGCCCGATATTCCTGTTGCTGTGCTTTCCCTTTACTCCATCTGCCCTCGTCAATATTGTTGCAGGGCTTTCGAAAATAAGCATGGCCCAATATATGCTTGCAGTGATAACAGGGAAAATGGTGATGATCTTTACCATCAGTTTCGTAGGATATGATATTCGTTCATTGATCACTAATCCGGCGCGGACTGCGATCGTTCTCGCAGTAATTGCGATTCTGTGGTATATCGGCAAAAGAATTGAAGTAAAAATGAATATGAGTGTTGGAAATGACGATAATGACAGATAGCAGGGTTTAACAGGATAAAAGGTGGTGAAGGAAGCGGATGAAAGAAATCGTGAAAAGGGAAGGGCTTGAATGGATCAAGGCTTTTGCTCTCGGAATGATCATATTTATCTTTATTAGGATTTTCTTTTTTTCCAATTATGTGGTTGAAGGGGAATCGATGCTTCCTACATTGGAAGATGGGAATAAAGTCGTTGTCAATAAGCTTGGCTATGAGGCAGAAAATCTCGAACGATTTGACGTGATTGTCTTCCATGCGAATAAGGAAGAAGACTTTGTGAAGAGGGTCATCGGCATGCCAGGCGATAAAGTTGAATATCGAGAGGATATGTTATTCATCAACGGCAAAAAGGTGAAGGAGCCCTTTTTAAAGCAGTATCGTGAACAATCCCCTGTGGGCTACTTGACGGGCGATTTTACACTTCAGGACTTAACCGGGGTTGAAAGAGTGCCCGAAGGAAAATTGTTTGTCCTTGGCGATAACCGCCTTGGAAGCTGGGACAGCAGGCAGTTTGGTTTCATTTCGGAAAAGCAAGTGGTTGGCAAGGTTAATCTTAGATACTGGCCACTTGAGGAAATGGATGTATCGTTCTGACCATACATATAGAGAAGAGGGAAGACTCGTCAATTTTCGAGTCTTTTTTTATTTTGTTTATGTTAGACTAAAATCACTATTATAAAAACAGGGCGGAGATTACATGCAGGGAACATTGCCATTGATCAAAACAAAATTACTTGTTCCTGGTTTGCAGGAACAATGGATAAGGCGAG
This portion of the Mesobacillus sp. S13 genome encodes:
- a CDS encoding LCP family protein, which gives rise to MRYERHQHKKRKKRIRWSSIFLLLFLLVGALALYSFMQFRSGVNKSEKAVEENKQEYHFNGERDRNGLTNILLIGSDARGKETSRSDTIMIASYNPDTESYKLTSIMRDTYVDIPGHGSNKINAAFAFGGPELLRQTIKENFDVSLQYYSIVDFEGFVRLIDEAFPAGVEVDVEKRMSEGIGVTLEPGVQKLDGQHLLGYVRFRHDAVGDFGRVERQQKVIKEVGKEFASIQTLPKLPKLVGVLTPFINTNMDTGDILFMGKGLISKDNRNIDTMRIPVEGSFENQRVSGAGAVLVINMEENRNALEEFLTQ
- the lepB gene encoding signal peptidase I; this translates as MKEIVKREGLEWIKAFALGMIIFIFIRIFFFSNYVVEGESMLPTLEDGNKVVVNKLGYEAENLERFDVIVFHANKEEDFVKRVIGMPGDKVEYREDMLFINGKKVKEPFLKQYREQSPVGYLTGDFTLQDLTGVERVPEGKLFVLGDNRLGSWDSRQFGFISEKQVVGKVNLRYWPLEEMDVSF
- a CDS encoding S9 family peptidase, whose amino-acid sequence is MEKRFIKAEDLFELKSVTDPQFSPDGTKCVFVQTEMLESKNDYASNLYIIDIEEGGEPKQWTYGEYRNHSPRWSPDGLKLAFVSNRSGKNQIFVLDAAGGEAKQATDFRNGANGPVWSPDGSRIACSVSLKPDENLHEKAEEKKDDKKLEPFVAEEMKYKSDAVGFWDGKYKTTIIVNLADGKAEAVAKGEVDYHLQCWSPDGKSLVLSADESSERDFSFKSDLWLMDIDTGNKTKLTNGTGYFGNAVFSPDGKYLGYTGHEREYENATLTQLWVKDLQTGSNQCVTENMDILVGDAVAADFQQGTHSPGLIWGEDGRSLYFLATDQGNTVIYFANLDGEVYPALLDQQHVYGYTLDRKKQRVIAAISNPVLPGELFQLEVTTGEMKQLTSVNEKLLESVTLSKPEQISFDASDGTPLHGWIMKPAGYEEGKKYPLILEIHGGPHAMYANSYFNEFQVLAAEGYAVLYINPRGSHGYGQQFVNAVRGDYGGGDYQDVMDAVDYALEHCDFIDKERLGVTGGSYGGFMTNWIVGHTDRFKAAVTQRSISNWISFYGVSDIGYYFTEWQIQADLSDLETLWKHSPIAYVDEINTPLLILHSEKDYRCPIEQAEQLFIALKRQGKETKFIRFPESNHELSRSGKPNLRLSRLASIVDWFNSHL
- a CDS encoding TVP38/TMEM64 family protein; translated protein: MDVELMKEWFTIENIMDLLNQYRSFGPIPGILLPMLEAFLPFLPLFLFVMANANAFGLWLGFLFSWIGAVLGALLVFLIFRRYGQGRILRFLQRHPKVQKGMSWIERHGFGPIFLLLCFPFTPSALVNIVAGLSKISMAQYMLAVITGKMVMIFTISFVGYDIRSLITNPARTAIVLAVIAILWYIGKRIEVKMNMSVGNDDNDR